In Formosa haliotis, the sequence AGAGAGGAAAAAATTTGCAAATTCTAAAGAAAATTTGGTTGCTATCGATGGTGAATTGAATCAATCTCTCGGAAATACAAAAATTGAAGATCTCGAAAATTGGAAAAATGCAACATCTAAAAAAGATCCAACTAAAACAAATAAGGAGTATTTTGAAGTTGATGATCAAAAAATGAAAGAAACAATTGAGACTAGTTTAAAAGCTAAAAATCAGTTATTGAAAAACAAATCTATTACATATGGAATTAAATCTAAAACAAAAATAGCAGCTTCAAATGCATTAAAAAGTGGTGCAAAAGCAGCAATTGGTCAGTTACTTTCAATTACCGTCGTTGAAGTAATTAATGAGTATAAAAAAGAAGAAAATATTGAGATAACTCAAAGGGTTAAAAACATTTCGAATGGAATTAAGGAAAAATCTAAAAACCTATTATCTACATTTAAAGATCAGTCAATAAGTAGTTTTCTTTCAACATTTTTAGATGCAATTTTAAATAGCTTATTTAAAATTGCAAAAAACATATTTAAGTTTGTGAAATTAGCGATTGTATCCATCCTTAAAGCTATAAAAATCTTGTTTTCGAGTGAGTATTCTTGGGAAGTTAGATTAAAAGAAGCTATGAAAATTTTAGGAGTTGCCGTGGCTTCATTAATTGGTTTAGCACTTGATGAAATTATTGAAAAGGCATTAGTTGTCAATTTCCCATTTACAGCGCCATTTGCTGGTTTTGTATCACCTGTTTTATCAGGTTTAATTGTTGGTATTGGATCTGTTTTGATTCTTCAAGGGTTTCAGAAATATCAAAGCACAATTGTATTTAATAAACTTCAGGGAGAGGAAAATTCTAAACTTCAGAAATTATCTAATATCAATTTAGCACAAGCAGGAGTAAGTGATGTGAAAGCAACAGAATCTATAAGTTTATCATTATCCATTTTTCAAGGTGCATTGCCAATTATTGAGTCTTGTAAAAATCAAATAGATGAATCATTTGAAGAAATTAAGGAATATAATGAGGTCATCAAAGAAACATTAAAAAGAGCTAATTTGGTAAGGTCAAATACCCGTGTTTCATTAAACAAATTACGTTCTCTATAAATAAAAAATATGAAAGATATTATTATTTCAAAAAACCCTAACGGAATTATCAAATCCCAAGAAATATATAAAGCGTTAAAAAGTGTTGAAAGCAGATTATATGAATCAGAACAAAGAGCAACAAACTTACTGGAAAATTTAAATAATTCAAAAGGAGATATTCAGAAAGTAGTTAGTGGCGAAGAAGGTAAACCTTGGTGGTTATTAGGCACTATTGACAAAGAAAAATTACTAGATTTAATTCGGAAAGAAAACAATGCTGTATCAAAAACTATTTCGAATATAAGTAAACTACTTGTAAACTCAAATAGAAACACAAGGACTCAATCTGAAATGATTAGAGGGCTAACTATTTTATCTACAATGTCATATACACAATTAAATGAAAGTGTACGTGAAATAAAAGTGTTGAAAAAGCAGCAAAGTGAAAATGTAAACGCTGGTTATGAACGTGATAATAATATAGATGAGATAACAAATTTCTTATTAGAAAAGAAAAAAGATGAGTATGATTGGAAAAACTATGTTGAATCTAATTTGGACAGTCTAAATAATAGACCTGGAGGAAACATAAATAAAAGTGAAGAAAAACTAAATTTTAAAATTTCTGAAATTAACAGAAAAATCAATAAAATTGAAAATTCATTAAGTAGAAGATCAGAAAAAAAATCGGTTAATACTTTAAAGAATCAAAAGGAAAAAATTAATTTGATGACTATGATTTGTATCACGAACATAATTATTATATTAGGACTGATACTCTATATTATGAAATATCTATAAATACAAATTACTACGCCCAACAATTGGTATAAAAAATTGCTAAATTCAATAAAACAGTACGTTTCTAAAACATAAAAACTTAAATTTATACATCGGAAAATTACGTTTTCAAAAACGCAACTTTTCATACCATAACCCGTTGCGTTTAATATGAATGACTTTCGGTCATCCCCCAAACTTTGCGGCTTGCTTCGAGGTTTTTTTTTATTTATAAAAATCAGTTGATTTAAAAACGAGTTAAGGAGAATTTCAAAACGCAAACTGTGCGCTAGAAATCGTTGAGAGCGCGCTCTCAAAACGTTTGCAACGTTAAACAGTTTGTTTTAAGTTATTGAAAAAAAATGAGAAAGTCAAGTTTTTGGTGTTATTTAACACTGCCAACGATCTGATAACAAGATATTTATAGTCGACCATGTCAATAGCTTAAGATTTTTATAAATTTTTAAACTGCACCGGAATCGAAGCAAGTTTTATTTTAAGACAAGTCATATAAAGCTTTATATAACCAATCTTAAAAGAAAATCAAGTTTGGGTACTGGTCACCTTATGTAGCGTCCTCCATACACCGTATTTAGTGGAAGAGAGAAGATTAAAGATCCAGGTATAAAAAAAAGAATTTAAAAAGCTATAAAAGACTGGAAAATAAAAAATACTAAACACAACAGCGCATATAAAAAATAGCAGTTAAGAGCAAAAACGAAATATAATTTATAAATTTAAAACCTGTGACGATACGAAAAGTTAGTTTGTAGATCCTGCTACTTTTCATATTCGCCATCGTTCTACGCAAGCTGAAATCACTCATATGGAAACACAAATTCTCGAAAATAAATTGAACGAAACTCGGGACACTTTAATTGAGCTTGAAAGCCTGAAAACCGACATCAAATTTATATCAAATAAGGAAACCGAGTATTTTAGTGAAGTTGTGGAAAAATCAGTTTTTTTCTATCGAATTTATAGAAATTCAATTAAGTTATTTGTAATTGACATTTGTAAATTACTCAACCCAAATGAAGATTTTAGTTTAATAAAAACTTTAAATTACATTCAATCAAATCGAAAAAGAATAGAATGGAAAAGAGAATTAAAAGCTGATAGAATAAATGAACTCATTCTCGAAATTGAAAATCTGAACTCTGAACATTTAGAAAATTTTAAAAATTTGAGAGATAAACATTACGCTCATAATGACAAGAAAAAATTTGACTTGGAATATAATGTGACTCTGAAAAAATGCTGGGAAACACTTTTAATAGTTCAAGAAATTTTTATCGAATTAAGTCTTTCCTTATTAAACGAACAGTATGTATTTTCGATTTTGACTAAAGAACCTTATGAAATTATTTCATTACTAAAATATAAACGAATCAACGAAATACTTCTGACTGAATTAAAAAAAAGCCCAGATTTAGGAAATTTACAAATGGTCAGAGACATAACATTAGGAAAAAAGCCTGCGTAGAACAACGTGTATAATTAATGGCTAGTTCAAGCCTACTTACGAAAATCCTCGCGGATTTTCTATTCGGTTTTTATTTGCTAAATTAGGTGCTTAAACACGCCACTAATCATACACAAAACCGTTGCCATTAATATGAAGAACCTCACGATTCTTATAATATTTCTGATTTCAATTAAAGCCTTTAGTCAAGATTTTAATGAAAAAACGAGATATTTATTAGGAACTTTTCACACACAGAATACGACTATTAATGGAATTTCAGTTGGAGCATTTCCACAGTTTAATGACAAAAAGAGATTCGTAAGAACTAACGGAATAAGATTGGAAGTTCCAGGAATTGGACTTGTTGGTTTTATGGCTAATGGAAGTTTAATTAGGAATGAGGAAACTGATGAAATTGTAAACGGTTTAAATATTTCGACTGGAACAATGGGAAACGTTTCCTTTAATGGAATCACATTAGCTTTAGTTACTCAAAGTGGAACAGAAAATAATGGATTTGCAATTGCTGGTTTGTGGAATGGAATGGACAAATCGAACGGAATTCAAATTGCTGGATTACTTAACGAAGCAACTTATAGTAATGGGATTCAAATTGCATTATCGAATTCAACTGAATATATGACAGGATTGCAAATTGGAGGTGCAAATTACGCAAATGAAAAAATGGTTGGACTGCAAATTGGAATTTGGAATAAAAGTAAAAACACGAAAGGAATTCAATTAGGACTTTGGAATATTAACGAAAAACGTAAACTACCAATAATCAATTGGAATTTTTAAGAACGGAAATAAAATACTAATGGCAACAACGTGTATAATTAATGGCTAGTTCTCGCCTACTTACGAAAATCCTCGCGGATTTTCTATTCGGTTTTTATTTGCTAAATTATGTGCTTAAAACACGCCACTAATCATACACAACGACGTTCTACGCAAGCTGAAATCACTCATATGGAAACACAAATTCTCGAAAATAAATTGAACGAAACTCGGGACACTTTAATTGAGCTTGAAAGCCTGAAAACCGACATCAAATTTATATCAAATAAGGAAACCGAGTATTTTAGTGAAGTTGTGGAAAAATCAGTTTTTTTCTATCGAATTTATAGAAATTCAATTAAGTTATTTGTAATTGACATTTGTAAATTACTCAACCCAAATGAAGATTTTAGTTTAATAAAAACTTTAAATTACATTCAATCAAATCGAAAAAGAATAGAATGGAAAAGAGAATTAAAAGCTGATAGAATAAATGAACTCATTCTCGAAATTGAAAATCTGAACTCTGAACATTTAGAAAATTTTAAAAATTTGAGAGATAAACATTACGCTCATAATGACAAGAAAAAATTTGACTTGGAATATAATGTGACTCTGAAAAAATGCTGGGAAACACTTTTAATAGTTCAAGAAATTTTTATCGAATTAAGTCTTTCCTTATTAAACGAACAGTATGTATTTTCGATTTTGACTAAAGAACCTTATGAAATTATTTCATTACTAAAATATAAACGAATCAACGAAATACTTCTGACTGAATTAAAAAAAAGCCCAGATTTAGGAAATTTACAAATGGTCAGAGACATAACATTAGGAAAAAAGCCTGCGTAGAACAACGTGTATAATTAATGGCTAGTTCAAGCCTACTTACGAAAATCCTCGCGGATTTTCTATTCGGTTTTTATTTGCTAAATTAGGTGCTTAAACACGCCACTAATCATACACAAAACCGTTGCGTTTAATATGAATGACTTTCGGTCATCCCCCAAACTTTGCGGCTTGCTTCGAGGTTTTTTTTATTTATAAAAATCAGTTGATTTAAAAACGAGTTAAGGAGAATTTCAAAACGCAAACTGTGCGCTAGAAATCGTTGAGAGCGCGCTCTCAAAACGTTTGCAACGTTAAACAGTTTGTTTTAAGTTATTGAAAAAAAATGAGAAAGTCAAGTTTTTGGTGTTATTTAACACTGCCAACGATCTGATAACAAGATATTTATAGTCGACCATGTCAATAGCTTAAGATTTTTATAAATTTTTAAACTGCACCGGAATCGAAGCAAGTTTTATTTTAAGACAAGTCATATAAAGCTTTATATAACCAATCTTAAAAGAAAATCAAGTTTGGGTACTGGTCACCTTATGTAGCGTCCTCCATACACCGTATTTAGTGGAAGAGAGAAGATTAAAGATCCAGGTATAAAAAAAAGAATTTAAAAAGCTATAAAAGACTGGAAAATAAAAAATACTAAACACAACAGCGCATATAAAAAATAGCAGTTAAGAGCAAAAACGAAATATAATTTATAAATTTAAAACCTGTGACGATACGAAAAGTTAGTTTGTAGATCCTGCTACTTTTCATATTCGCCATCGTTGGCAACAAGCTAAAACCATAACTACATTTGAAAGAGTTTGAAAAAATAATAAGAGAGATTTTTCATTTAATTGCCGAATATGGAATTAAAAATAAACCGCTTGACTTTAGAAATCCAGAAAAAATAACTGAAAAAGATAAAACGGAATTTTTTATTCAGGTTTATAAAGGTTTTAGATTGGGACAAGATTTAATAATCAAAGAAATT encodes:
- a CDS encoding AbiU2 domain-containing protein produces the protein METQILENKLNETRDTLIELESLKTDIKFISNKETEYFSEVVEKSVFFYRIYRNSIKLFVIDICKLLNPNEDFSLIKTLNYIQSNRKRIEWKRELKADRINELILEIENLNSEHLENFKNLRDKHYAHNDKKKFDLEYNVTLKKCWETLLIVQEIFIELSLSLLNEQYVFSILTKEPYEIISLLKYKRINEILLTELKKSPDLGNLQMVRDITLGKKPA
- a CDS encoding LA_2272 family surface repeat-containing protein, translated to MKNLTILIIFLISIKAFSQDFNEKTRYLLGTFHTQNTTINGISVGAFPQFNDKKRFVRTNGIRLEVPGIGLVGFMANGSLIRNEETDEIVNGLNISTGTMGNVSFNGITLALVTQSGTENNGFAIAGLWNGMDKSNGIQIAGLLNEATYSNGIQIALSNSTEYMTGLQIGGANYANEKMVGLQIGIWNKSKNTKGIQLGLWNINEKRKLPIINWNF